The Bubalus bubalis isolate 160015118507 breed Murrah chromosome 18, NDDB_SH_1, whole genome shotgun sequence genome contains a region encoding:
- the AXL gene encoding tyrosine-protein kinase receptor UFO isoform X2, giving the protein MFTRLHGERAQRDSAQSRGPQTEVSPFVGSPGNITGARGLMGTLRCELQVQGEPPEVTWLRDGQVLELADSTQTQVPLGEDGQDDWKVVSQLRISSLQLSDAGWYQCAVVLGEKTFVSQPGYVGLEGLPYFLEEPEDRTVVANTPFNLSCRAQGPPEPVDLLWLQDAVSLASAMDHSPQHTLRVPGLNKTASFSCEAHNAKGITTSRTATITVLPQRPHDLHLVSTQPTELEVAWTPGLSGIYPLTHCILQAVLSDDRVGTWLGEPDPPEEPLTLQASVPPHRLRLGSLHPHTPYHLRVACVSSQGPSPWTHWLPVETPEGVPLGPPENVSAMRNGSQALVRWQEPRAPLQGTLLGYRLAYRGQDTPEVLMDVGLKREVTLELRGEGSVPNLTVYVAAYTAAGDGPWSLPVPLEPWRPGQGQPIHQLVSEPPAPAFSWPWWYVLLGAVVAAACVLILALFLFHRRKKETRYGEVFEPTVERGELVVRYRVRKSYSRRTTEATLNSLGISEELKEKLRDVMVDRHKVALGKTLGEGEFGAVMEGQLNQDDSVLKVAVKTMKIAICTRSELEDFLSEAVCMKEFDHPNVMRLIGVCFQGSEREGFPAPVVILPFMKHGDLHSFLLYSRLGDQPVFLPTQMLVKFMADIASGMEYLSTKRFIHRDLAARNCMLNENMSVCVADFGLSKKIYNGDYYRQGRIAKMPVKWIAIESLADRVYTSKSDVWSFGVTMWEIATRGQTPYPGVENSEIYDYLRQGNRLKQPVDCLDGLYALMSRCWELNPRDRPSFAELREDLENTLKALPPAQEPDEILYVNMDEGGGHSEPLGAAGGADPPAQPDPKDSCSCLTAAEVHPAGRYVLCPSTAPGPILPAERSSPAPPGQEDGA; this is encoded by the exons ATGTTTACCAGACTGCACGGAGAGAGAGCCCAGAGGGACAGCGCCCAGAGCCGGG GCCCACAGACTGAAGTGTCCCCCTTCGTGGGGAGTCCGGGGAACATCACCGGTGCCCGAGGACTCATGGGCACCCTTCGGTGTGAGCTCCAGGTTCAGGGGGAGCCCCCTGAGGTGACCTGGCTTCGGGATGGACAGGTCCTCGAGCTGGCAGACAGCACCCAGACCCAGGTGCCCCTGGGCGAAGACGGGCAGGATGACTGGAAAGTGGTCAGCCAACTCAG AATCTCGTCTCTGCAGCTCTCAGATGCAGGATGGTACCAGTGCGCCGTGGTCCTGGGAGAAAAGACCTTTGTGTCTCAGCCTGGCTACGTGGGGCTGGAAG GCCTGCCTTACTTCCTGGAGGAGCCTGAGGACAGGACTGTGGTTGCCAACACTCCCTTCAACCTGAGCTGCCGGGCGCAGGGACCCCCAGAGCCCGTGGACCTCCTCTGGCTCCAGGATGCTGTCTCCCTGGCTTCAgccatggaccacagcccccAGCACACACTCCGCGTTCCAG GCCTGAACAagactgcttctttctcctgtgaAGCCCACAACGCCAAGGGGATCACCACATCCCGCACAGCCACCATCACAG TGCTCCCCCAGCGGCCCCACGACCTCCACTTGGTTTCCACCCAGCCAACAGAACTGGAGGTGGCTTGGACCCCAGGCCTGAGCGGCATCTACCCCCTCACCCACTGCATTCTGCAG GCTGTGCTGTCAGACGACAGGGTGGGCACCTGGCTGGGAGAGCCGGACCCCCCAGAGGAGCCCCTCACCTTACAAGCGTCCGTTCCCCCTCATCGACTACGGCTGGGCAGCCTCCATCCTCACACCCCTTACCACCTCCGGGTGGCCTGTGTCAGTAGCCAGGGCCCCTCACCCTGGACCCACTGGCTTCCTGTGGAGACACCGGAAGGAG TGCCCCTGGGCCCTCCTGAGAATGTTAGCGCCATGCGGAATGGGAGTCAAGCCCTTGTGCGTTGGCAGGAGCCAAGGGCACCGCTGCAGGGCACCCTGTTAGGGTACCGACTGGCCTATCGAGGTCAGGATACGCCTGAG GTGCTGATGGACGTAGGGCTAAAGCGAGAGGTGACCCTGGAGCTGCGAGGGGAGGGGTCTGTGCCCAACCTGACGGTGTACGTGGCAGCCTACACCGCGGCTGGGGATGGACCCTGGAGCCTCCCTGTGCCCCTGGAGCCCTGGCGCCCAG GACAAGGACAGCCAATTCACCAGCTGG TGAGTgaacccccagcccctgccttctCGTGGCCCTGGTGGTATGTACTGCTGGGAGCAGTTGTGGCCGCCGCCTGTGTCCTCATCCTGGCCCTGTTCCTCTTCCACCGGCGGAAGAAGGAGACCCGTTATGG AGAGGTGTTTGAACCAACCGTGGAGAGGGGTGAGCTGGTGGTCAGGTACCGTGTTCGCAAGTCCTACAGTCGGAGGACCACTGAAGCCACCT TGAACAGCCTCGGCATCAGCGAAGAGCTGAAGGAGAAACTGCGGGATGTGATGGTGGACCGGCATAAGGTGGCTCTGGGGAAGACCCTGGGAGAGG GAGAGTTCGGAGCTGTGATGGAAGGCCAGCTCAACCAGGACGACTCTGTCCTCAAGGTGGCTGTGAAGACCATGAAGA ttGCCATCTGCACAAGGTCGGAGCTGGAGGATTTCCTGAGTGAAGCCGTCTGCATGAAGGAATTCGACCACCCCAACGTCATGAGGCTCATTG GCGTCTGTTTCCAGGGTTCTGAACGAGAAGGCTTCCCGGCGCCCGTGGTCATCTTACCTTTCATGAAACACGGAGACCTACACAGTTTCCTTCTCTATTCCCGGCTCGGGGACCAGCCAGTG TTCCTGCCCACCCAGATGCTGGTGAAGTTCATGGCAGATATTGCCAGTGGCATGGAGTATCTGAGTACCAAGAGATTCATACACCGGGACCTGGCTGCCAGGAATTGCAT GCTGAACGAgaacatgtctgtgtgtgtggctgaCTTTGGGCTCTCCAAGAAGATCTACAATGGGGACTACTACCGTCAGGGACGCATCGCCAAGATGCCGGTCAAGTGGATTGCCATCGAGAGCCTGGCAGACCGTGTCTATACCAGCAAGAGTGATGTG TGGTCCTTTGGGGTGACGATGTGGGAGATTGCCACGCGAGGGCAAACCCCATATCCAGGAGTGGAGAATAGCGAGATTTATGACTACCTGCGCCAGGGAAACCGCCTGAAGCAGCCCGTGGACTGTCTGGACGGACT GTACGCCCTGATGTCCCGGTGCTGGGAACTAAACCCCCGGGACCGGCCGAGTTTTGCAGAGCTGCGGGAAGACCTGGAGAATACCCTAAAGGCCCTGCCCCCTGCTCAGGAGCCAGACGAAATCCTCTATGTCAACATGGATGAGGGTGGAGGTCATTCTGAACCACTTGGAGCTGCTGGAGGAGCGGACCCCCCAGCTCAGCCTGACCCTAAGGATTCCTGCAGCTGCCTCACTGCCGCCGAAGTCCATCCTGCGGGCCGCTATGTCCTCTGCCCTTCTACAGCCCCCGGCCCCATCCTGCCTGCTGAAAGGAGCTCCCCAGCACCCCCGGGGCAGGAGGACGGCGCCTGA
- the AXL gene encoding tyrosine-protein kinase receptor UFO isoform X4, with product MGKVLLAWCWALFCWGRVAPKGPQTEVSPFVGSPGNITGARGLMGTLRCELQVQGEPPEVTWLRDGQVLELADSTQTQVPLGEDGQDDWKVVSQLRISSLQLSDAGWYQCAVVLGEKTFVSQPGYVGLEGLPYFLEEPEDRTVVANTPFNLSCRAQGPPEPVDLLWLQDAVSLASAMDHSPQHTLRVPGLNKTASFSCEAHNAKGITTSRTATITVLPQRPHDLHLVSTQPTELEVAWTPGLSGIYPLTHCILQAVLSDDRVGTWLGEPDPPEEPLTLQASVPPHRLRLGSLHPHTPYHLRVACVSSQGPSPWTHWLPVETPEGGQGQPIHQLVSEPPAPAFSWPWWYVLLGAVVAAACVLILALFLFHRRKKETRYGEVFEPTVERGELVVRYRVRKSYSRRTTEATLNSLGISEELKEKLRDVMVDRHKVALGKTLGEGEFGAVMEGQLNQDDSVLKVAVKTMKIAICTRSELEDFLSEAVCMKEFDHPNVMRLIGVCFQGSEREGFPAPVVILPFMKHGDLHSFLLYSRLGDQPVFLPTQMLVKFMADIASGMEYLSTKRFIHRDLAARNCMLNENMSVCVADFGLSKKIYNGDYYRQGRIAKMPVKWIAIESLADRVYTSKSDVWSFGVTMWEIATRGQTPYPGVENSEIYDYLRQGNRLKQPVDCLDGLYALMSRCWELNPRDRPSFAELREDLENTLKALPPAQEPDEILYVNMDEGGGHSEPLGAAGGADPPAQPDPKDSCSCLTAAEVHPAGRYVLCPSTAPGPILPAERSSPAPPGQEDGA from the exons ATGGGCAAGGTCCTGTTGGCTTGGTGCTGGGCGTTGTTCTGCTGGGGGCGCGTGGCTCCCAAGG GCCCACAGACTGAAGTGTCCCCCTTCGTGGGGAGTCCGGGGAACATCACCGGTGCCCGAGGACTCATGGGCACCCTTCGGTGTGAGCTCCAGGTTCAGGGGGAGCCCCCTGAGGTGACCTGGCTTCGGGATGGACAGGTCCTCGAGCTGGCAGACAGCACCCAGACCCAGGTGCCCCTGGGCGAAGACGGGCAGGATGACTGGAAAGTGGTCAGCCAACTCAG AATCTCGTCTCTGCAGCTCTCAGATGCAGGATGGTACCAGTGCGCCGTGGTCCTGGGAGAAAAGACCTTTGTGTCTCAGCCTGGCTACGTGGGGCTGGAAG GCCTGCCTTACTTCCTGGAGGAGCCTGAGGACAGGACTGTGGTTGCCAACACTCCCTTCAACCTGAGCTGCCGGGCGCAGGGACCCCCAGAGCCCGTGGACCTCCTCTGGCTCCAGGATGCTGTCTCCCTGGCTTCAgccatggaccacagcccccAGCACACACTCCGCGTTCCAG GCCTGAACAagactgcttctttctcctgtgaAGCCCACAACGCCAAGGGGATCACCACATCCCGCACAGCCACCATCACAG TGCTCCCCCAGCGGCCCCACGACCTCCACTTGGTTTCCACCCAGCCAACAGAACTGGAGGTGGCTTGGACCCCAGGCCTGAGCGGCATCTACCCCCTCACCCACTGCATTCTGCAG GCTGTGCTGTCAGACGACAGGGTGGGCACCTGGCTGGGAGAGCCGGACCCCCCAGAGGAGCCCCTCACCTTACAAGCGTCCGTTCCCCCTCATCGACTACGGCTGGGCAGCCTCCATCCTCACACCCCTTACCACCTCCGGGTGGCCTGTGTCAGTAGCCAGGGCCCCTCACCCTGGACCCACTGGCTTCCTGTGGAGACACCGGAAGGAG GACAAGGACAGCCAATTCACCAGCTGG TGAGTgaacccccagcccctgccttctCGTGGCCCTGGTGGTATGTACTGCTGGGAGCAGTTGTGGCCGCCGCCTGTGTCCTCATCCTGGCCCTGTTCCTCTTCCACCGGCGGAAGAAGGAGACCCGTTATGG AGAGGTGTTTGAACCAACCGTGGAGAGGGGTGAGCTGGTGGTCAGGTACCGTGTTCGCAAGTCCTACAGTCGGAGGACCACTGAAGCCACCT TGAACAGCCTCGGCATCAGCGAAGAGCTGAAGGAGAAACTGCGGGATGTGATGGTGGACCGGCATAAGGTGGCTCTGGGGAAGACCCTGGGAGAGG GAGAGTTCGGAGCTGTGATGGAAGGCCAGCTCAACCAGGACGACTCTGTCCTCAAGGTGGCTGTGAAGACCATGAAGA ttGCCATCTGCACAAGGTCGGAGCTGGAGGATTTCCTGAGTGAAGCCGTCTGCATGAAGGAATTCGACCACCCCAACGTCATGAGGCTCATTG GCGTCTGTTTCCAGGGTTCTGAACGAGAAGGCTTCCCGGCGCCCGTGGTCATCTTACCTTTCATGAAACACGGAGACCTACACAGTTTCCTTCTCTATTCCCGGCTCGGGGACCAGCCAGTG TTCCTGCCCACCCAGATGCTGGTGAAGTTCATGGCAGATATTGCCAGTGGCATGGAGTATCTGAGTACCAAGAGATTCATACACCGGGACCTGGCTGCCAGGAATTGCAT GCTGAACGAgaacatgtctgtgtgtgtggctgaCTTTGGGCTCTCCAAGAAGATCTACAATGGGGACTACTACCGTCAGGGACGCATCGCCAAGATGCCGGTCAAGTGGATTGCCATCGAGAGCCTGGCAGACCGTGTCTATACCAGCAAGAGTGATGTG TGGTCCTTTGGGGTGACGATGTGGGAGATTGCCACGCGAGGGCAAACCCCATATCCAGGAGTGGAGAATAGCGAGATTTATGACTACCTGCGCCAGGGAAACCGCCTGAAGCAGCCCGTGGACTGTCTGGACGGACT GTACGCCCTGATGTCCCGGTGCTGGGAACTAAACCCCCGGGACCGGCCGAGTTTTGCAGAGCTGCGGGAAGACCTGGAGAATACCCTAAAGGCCCTGCCCCCTGCTCAGGAGCCAGACGAAATCCTCTATGTCAACATGGATGAGGGTGGAGGTCATTCTGAACCACTTGGAGCTGCTGGAGGAGCGGACCCCCCAGCTCAGCCTGACCCTAAGGATTCCTGCAGCTGCCTCACTGCCGCCGAAGTCCATCCTGCGGGCCGCTATGTCCTCTGCCCTTCTACAGCCCCCGGCCCCATCCTGCCTGCTGAAAGGAGCTCCCCAGCACCCCCGGGGCAGGAGGACGGCGCCTGA
- the AXL gene encoding tyrosine-protein kinase receptor UFO isoform X1 encodes MGKVLLAWCWALFCWGRVAPKGPQTEVSPFVGSPGNITGARGLMGTLRCELQVQGEPPEVTWLRDGQVLELADSTQTQVPLGEDGQDDWKVVSQLRISSLQLSDAGWYQCAVVLGEKTFVSQPGYVGLEGLPYFLEEPEDRTVVANTPFNLSCRAQGPPEPVDLLWLQDAVSLASAMDHSPQHTLRVPGLNKTASFSCEAHNAKGITTSRTATITVLPQRPHDLHLVSTQPTELEVAWTPGLSGIYPLTHCILQAVLSDDRVGTWLGEPDPPEEPLTLQASVPPHRLRLGSLHPHTPYHLRVACVSSQGPSPWTHWLPVETPEGVPLGPPENVSAMRNGSQALVRWQEPRAPLQGTLLGYRLAYRGQDTPEVLMDVGLKREVTLELRGEGSVPNLTVYVAAYTAAGDGPWSLPVPLEPWRPGQGQPIHQLVSEPPAPAFSWPWWYVLLGAVVAAACVLILALFLFHRRKKETRYGEVFEPTVERGELVVRYRVRKSYSRRTTEATLNSLGISEELKEKLRDVMVDRHKVALGKTLGEGEFGAVMEGQLNQDDSVLKVAVKTMKIAICTRSELEDFLSEAVCMKEFDHPNVMRLIGVCFQGSEREGFPAPVVILPFMKHGDLHSFLLYSRLGDQPVFLPTQMLVKFMADIASGMEYLSTKRFIHRDLAARNCMLNENMSVCVADFGLSKKIYNGDYYRQGRIAKMPVKWIAIESLADRVYTSKSDVWSFGVTMWEIATRGQTPYPGVENSEIYDYLRQGNRLKQPVDCLDGLYALMSRCWELNPRDRPSFAELREDLENTLKALPPAQEPDEILYVNMDEGGGHSEPLGAAGGADPPAQPDPKDSCSCLTAAEVHPAGRYVLCPSTAPGPILPAERSSPAPPGQEDGA; translated from the exons ATGGGCAAGGTCCTGTTGGCTTGGTGCTGGGCGTTGTTCTGCTGGGGGCGCGTGGCTCCCAAGG GCCCACAGACTGAAGTGTCCCCCTTCGTGGGGAGTCCGGGGAACATCACCGGTGCCCGAGGACTCATGGGCACCCTTCGGTGTGAGCTCCAGGTTCAGGGGGAGCCCCCTGAGGTGACCTGGCTTCGGGATGGACAGGTCCTCGAGCTGGCAGACAGCACCCAGACCCAGGTGCCCCTGGGCGAAGACGGGCAGGATGACTGGAAAGTGGTCAGCCAACTCAG AATCTCGTCTCTGCAGCTCTCAGATGCAGGATGGTACCAGTGCGCCGTGGTCCTGGGAGAAAAGACCTTTGTGTCTCAGCCTGGCTACGTGGGGCTGGAAG GCCTGCCTTACTTCCTGGAGGAGCCTGAGGACAGGACTGTGGTTGCCAACACTCCCTTCAACCTGAGCTGCCGGGCGCAGGGACCCCCAGAGCCCGTGGACCTCCTCTGGCTCCAGGATGCTGTCTCCCTGGCTTCAgccatggaccacagcccccAGCACACACTCCGCGTTCCAG GCCTGAACAagactgcttctttctcctgtgaAGCCCACAACGCCAAGGGGATCACCACATCCCGCACAGCCACCATCACAG TGCTCCCCCAGCGGCCCCACGACCTCCACTTGGTTTCCACCCAGCCAACAGAACTGGAGGTGGCTTGGACCCCAGGCCTGAGCGGCATCTACCCCCTCACCCACTGCATTCTGCAG GCTGTGCTGTCAGACGACAGGGTGGGCACCTGGCTGGGAGAGCCGGACCCCCCAGAGGAGCCCCTCACCTTACAAGCGTCCGTTCCCCCTCATCGACTACGGCTGGGCAGCCTCCATCCTCACACCCCTTACCACCTCCGGGTGGCCTGTGTCAGTAGCCAGGGCCCCTCACCCTGGACCCACTGGCTTCCTGTGGAGACACCGGAAGGAG TGCCCCTGGGCCCTCCTGAGAATGTTAGCGCCATGCGGAATGGGAGTCAAGCCCTTGTGCGTTGGCAGGAGCCAAGGGCACCGCTGCAGGGCACCCTGTTAGGGTACCGACTGGCCTATCGAGGTCAGGATACGCCTGAG GTGCTGATGGACGTAGGGCTAAAGCGAGAGGTGACCCTGGAGCTGCGAGGGGAGGGGTCTGTGCCCAACCTGACGGTGTACGTGGCAGCCTACACCGCGGCTGGGGATGGACCCTGGAGCCTCCCTGTGCCCCTGGAGCCCTGGCGCCCAG GACAAGGACAGCCAATTCACCAGCTGG TGAGTgaacccccagcccctgccttctCGTGGCCCTGGTGGTATGTACTGCTGGGAGCAGTTGTGGCCGCCGCCTGTGTCCTCATCCTGGCCCTGTTCCTCTTCCACCGGCGGAAGAAGGAGACCCGTTATGG AGAGGTGTTTGAACCAACCGTGGAGAGGGGTGAGCTGGTGGTCAGGTACCGTGTTCGCAAGTCCTACAGTCGGAGGACCACTGAAGCCACCT TGAACAGCCTCGGCATCAGCGAAGAGCTGAAGGAGAAACTGCGGGATGTGATGGTGGACCGGCATAAGGTGGCTCTGGGGAAGACCCTGGGAGAGG GAGAGTTCGGAGCTGTGATGGAAGGCCAGCTCAACCAGGACGACTCTGTCCTCAAGGTGGCTGTGAAGACCATGAAGA ttGCCATCTGCACAAGGTCGGAGCTGGAGGATTTCCTGAGTGAAGCCGTCTGCATGAAGGAATTCGACCACCCCAACGTCATGAGGCTCATTG GCGTCTGTTTCCAGGGTTCTGAACGAGAAGGCTTCCCGGCGCCCGTGGTCATCTTACCTTTCATGAAACACGGAGACCTACACAGTTTCCTTCTCTATTCCCGGCTCGGGGACCAGCCAGTG TTCCTGCCCACCCAGATGCTGGTGAAGTTCATGGCAGATATTGCCAGTGGCATGGAGTATCTGAGTACCAAGAGATTCATACACCGGGACCTGGCTGCCAGGAATTGCAT GCTGAACGAgaacatgtctgtgtgtgtggctgaCTTTGGGCTCTCCAAGAAGATCTACAATGGGGACTACTACCGTCAGGGACGCATCGCCAAGATGCCGGTCAAGTGGATTGCCATCGAGAGCCTGGCAGACCGTGTCTATACCAGCAAGAGTGATGTG TGGTCCTTTGGGGTGACGATGTGGGAGATTGCCACGCGAGGGCAAACCCCATATCCAGGAGTGGAGAATAGCGAGATTTATGACTACCTGCGCCAGGGAAACCGCCTGAAGCAGCCCGTGGACTGTCTGGACGGACT GTACGCCCTGATGTCCCGGTGCTGGGAACTAAACCCCCGGGACCGGCCGAGTTTTGCAGAGCTGCGGGAAGACCTGGAGAATACCCTAAAGGCCCTGCCCCCTGCTCAGGAGCCAGACGAAATCCTCTATGTCAACATGGATGAGGGTGGAGGTCATTCTGAACCACTTGGAGCTGCTGGAGGAGCGGACCCCCCAGCTCAGCCTGACCCTAAGGATTCCTGCAGCTGCCTCACTGCCGCCGAAGTCCATCCTGCGGGCCGCTATGTCCTCTGCCCTTCTACAGCCCCCGGCCCCATCCTGCCTGCTGAAAGGAGCTCCCCAGCACCCCCGGGGCAGGAGGACGGCGCCTGA
- the AXL gene encoding tyrosine-protein kinase receptor UFO isoform X3, which yields MGKVLLAWCWALFCWGRVAPKGPQTEVSPFVGSPGNITGARGLMGTLRCELQVQGEPPEVTWLRDGQVLELADSTQTQVPLGEDGQDDWKVVSQLRISSLQLSDAGWYQCAVVLGEKTFVSQPGYVGLEGLPYFLEEPEDRTVVANTPFNLSCRAQGPPEPVDLLWLQDAVSLASAMDHSPQHTLRVPGLNKTASFSCEAHNAKGITTSRTATITVLPQRPHDLHLVSTQPTELEVAWTPGLSGIYPLTHCILQAVLSDDRVGTWLGEPDPPEEPLTLQASVPPHRLRLGSLHPHTPYHLRVACVSSQGPSPWTHWLPVETPEGVPLGPPENVSAMRNGSQALVRWQEPRAPLQGTLLGYRLAYRGQDTPEVLMDVGLKREVTLELRGEGSVPNLTVYVAAYTAAGDGPWSLPVPLEPWRPVSEPPAPAFSWPWWYVLLGAVVAAACVLILALFLFHRRKKETRYGEVFEPTVERGELVVRYRVRKSYSRRTTEATLNSLGISEELKEKLRDVMVDRHKVALGKTLGEGEFGAVMEGQLNQDDSVLKVAVKTMKIAICTRSELEDFLSEAVCMKEFDHPNVMRLIGVCFQGSEREGFPAPVVILPFMKHGDLHSFLLYSRLGDQPVFLPTQMLVKFMADIASGMEYLSTKRFIHRDLAARNCMLNENMSVCVADFGLSKKIYNGDYYRQGRIAKMPVKWIAIESLADRVYTSKSDVWSFGVTMWEIATRGQTPYPGVENSEIYDYLRQGNRLKQPVDCLDGLYALMSRCWELNPRDRPSFAELREDLENTLKALPPAQEPDEILYVNMDEGGGHSEPLGAAGGADPPAQPDPKDSCSCLTAAEVHPAGRYVLCPSTAPGPILPAERSSPAPPGQEDGA from the exons ATGGGCAAGGTCCTGTTGGCTTGGTGCTGGGCGTTGTTCTGCTGGGGGCGCGTGGCTCCCAAGG GCCCACAGACTGAAGTGTCCCCCTTCGTGGGGAGTCCGGGGAACATCACCGGTGCCCGAGGACTCATGGGCACCCTTCGGTGTGAGCTCCAGGTTCAGGGGGAGCCCCCTGAGGTGACCTGGCTTCGGGATGGACAGGTCCTCGAGCTGGCAGACAGCACCCAGACCCAGGTGCCCCTGGGCGAAGACGGGCAGGATGACTGGAAAGTGGTCAGCCAACTCAG AATCTCGTCTCTGCAGCTCTCAGATGCAGGATGGTACCAGTGCGCCGTGGTCCTGGGAGAAAAGACCTTTGTGTCTCAGCCTGGCTACGTGGGGCTGGAAG GCCTGCCTTACTTCCTGGAGGAGCCTGAGGACAGGACTGTGGTTGCCAACACTCCCTTCAACCTGAGCTGCCGGGCGCAGGGACCCCCAGAGCCCGTGGACCTCCTCTGGCTCCAGGATGCTGTCTCCCTGGCTTCAgccatggaccacagcccccAGCACACACTCCGCGTTCCAG GCCTGAACAagactgcttctttctcctgtgaAGCCCACAACGCCAAGGGGATCACCACATCCCGCACAGCCACCATCACAG TGCTCCCCCAGCGGCCCCACGACCTCCACTTGGTTTCCACCCAGCCAACAGAACTGGAGGTGGCTTGGACCCCAGGCCTGAGCGGCATCTACCCCCTCACCCACTGCATTCTGCAG GCTGTGCTGTCAGACGACAGGGTGGGCACCTGGCTGGGAGAGCCGGACCCCCCAGAGGAGCCCCTCACCTTACAAGCGTCCGTTCCCCCTCATCGACTACGGCTGGGCAGCCTCCATCCTCACACCCCTTACCACCTCCGGGTGGCCTGTGTCAGTAGCCAGGGCCCCTCACCCTGGACCCACTGGCTTCCTGTGGAGACACCGGAAGGAG TGCCCCTGGGCCCTCCTGAGAATGTTAGCGCCATGCGGAATGGGAGTCAAGCCCTTGTGCGTTGGCAGGAGCCAAGGGCACCGCTGCAGGGCACCCTGTTAGGGTACCGACTGGCCTATCGAGGTCAGGATACGCCTGAG GTGCTGATGGACGTAGGGCTAAAGCGAGAGGTGACCCTGGAGCTGCGAGGGGAGGGGTCTGTGCCCAACCTGACGGTGTACGTGGCAGCCTACACCGCGGCTGGGGATGGACCCTGGAGCCTCCCTGTGCCCCTGGAGCCCTGGCGCCCAG TGAGTgaacccccagcccctgccttctCGTGGCCCTGGTGGTATGTACTGCTGGGAGCAGTTGTGGCCGCCGCCTGTGTCCTCATCCTGGCCCTGTTCCTCTTCCACCGGCGGAAGAAGGAGACCCGTTATGG AGAGGTGTTTGAACCAACCGTGGAGAGGGGTGAGCTGGTGGTCAGGTACCGTGTTCGCAAGTCCTACAGTCGGAGGACCACTGAAGCCACCT TGAACAGCCTCGGCATCAGCGAAGAGCTGAAGGAGAAACTGCGGGATGTGATGGTGGACCGGCATAAGGTGGCTCTGGGGAAGACCCTGGGAGAGG GAGAGTTCGGAGCTGTGATGGAAGGCCAGCTCAACCAGGACGACTCTGTCCTCAAGGTGGCTGTGAAGACCATGAAGA ttGCCATCTGCACAAGGTCGGAGCTGGAGGATTTCCTGAGTGAAGCCGTCTGCATGAAGGAATTCGACCACCCCAACGTCATGAGGCTCATTG GCGTCTGTTTCCAGGGTTCTGAACGAGAAGGCTTCCCGGCGCCCGTGGTCATCTTACCTTTCATGAAACACGGAGACCTACACAGTTTCCTTCTCTATTCCCGGCTCGGGGACCAGCCAGTG TTCCTGCCCACCCAGATGCTGGTGAAGTTCATGGCAGATATTGCCAGTGGCATGGAGTATCTGAGTACCAAGAGATTCATACACCGGGACCTGGCTGCCAGGAATTGCAT GCTGAACGAgaacatgtctgtgtgtgtggctgaCTTTGGGCTCTCCAAGAAGATCTACAATGGGGACTACTACCGTCAGGGACGCATCGCCAAGATGCCGGTCAAGTGGATTGCCATCGAGAGCCTGGCAGACCGTGTCTATACCAGCAAGAGTGATGTG TGGTCCTTTGGGGTGACGATGTGGGAGATTGCCACGCGAGGGCAAACCCCATATCCAGGAGTGGAGAATAGCGAGATTTATGACTACCTGCGCCAGGGAAACCGCCTGAAGCAGCCCGTGGACTGTCTGGACGGACT GTACGCCCTGATGTCCCGGTGCTGGGAACTAAACCCCCGGGACCGGCCGAGTTTTGCAGAGCTGCGGGAAGACCTGGAGAATACCCTAAAGGCCCTGCCCCCTGCTCAGGAGCCAGACGAAATCCTCTATGTCAACATGGATGAGGGTGGAGGTCATTCTGAACCACTTGGAGCTGCTGGAGGAGCGGACCCCCCAGCTCAGCCTGACCCTAAGGATTCCTGCAGCTGCCTCACTGCCGCCGAAGTCCATCCTGCGGGCCGCTATGTCCTCTGCCCTTCTACAGCCCCCGGCCCCATCCTGCCTGCTGAAAGGAGCTCCCCAGCACCCCCGGGGCAGGAGGACGGCGCCTGA